A single genomic interval of Lathyrus oleraceus cultivar Zhongwan6 chromosome 7, CAAS_Psat_ZW6_1.0, whole genome shotgun sequence harbors:
- the LOC127101336 gene encoding putative germin-like protein 2-1, with protein sequence MKVLYFLVSILALASVSFAYDPSPLQDFCVAIKDPKDGVFVNGKFCKDPALVKAEDFFKHIDPGNPVNALGSQVTPVFVDQLFGLNTLGISLARIDFAPKGLNPPHIHPRGTEILTVLEGTLYVGFVTSNQDKNRLFTKVLNKGDVFVFPIGLIHFQLNVGYGNAVAIAALSSQNPGVITIANALFKSNPLISDEVLTKAFQVDKSIVDYLQGQTWYDNN encoded by the exons ATGAAAGTTCTTTACTTCCTTGTGAGCATCTTGGCTTTGGCATCCGTTTCCTTTGCTTATGACCCAAGCCCTCTCCAAGACTTTTGTGTTGCAATCAAAGACCCTAAAGATGGTG TATTTGTGAACGGAAAGTTCTGTAAAGATCCTGCGCTAGTTAAAGCTGAAGATTTCTTCAAACATATTGATCCTGGGAATCCCGTAAATGCATTGGGCTCTCAAGTGACTCCAGTATTTGTAGATCAACTGTTTGGACTTAACACACTTGGAATATCTTTGGCTCGCATTGATTTTGCACCTAAAGGTTTAAATCCACCCCACATTCACCCTCGAGGGACTGAGATCCTTACAGTTCTCGAAGGCACTCTTTATGTTGGATTTGTCACTTCCAATCAAGATAAAAATCGTCTTTTCACCAAAGTTCTCAACAAGGGAGATGTGTTTGTGTTCCCCATCGGTCTAATTCACTTTCAACTAAATGTGGGATATGGCAACGCCGTTGCCATCGCTGCACTTAGCAGTCAAAATCCAGGAGTTATCACTATTGCAAATGCTTTATTTAAATCTAATCCTCTTATTTCTGATGAGGTTCTTACTAAAGCTTTTCAAGTTGATAAGAGCATCGTTGATTATCTTCAAGGACAGACTTGGTATGACAACAACTAG